Proteins encoded together in one Ferroglobus placidus DSM 10642 window:
- a CDS encoding glycosyltransferase family 4 protein — protein MKVAQITPYSFPHIGGIEIHVENLSKALSKFYEVEIISSSTTPSLPIPYSPIPLKKKKCNAEIYHAHVPSPFFAYIYSSEDKFVVTYHNDVEIPDEVFGVRIPRFAAKKLEEINEKVTRKVLDRAEVIVATTPDYARTSKILRDYEEKLEFIPNGVSFETFEFCSEKKNFVLYVGRLVKYKGLNYLIEALEKTEEELVVAGDGEDREYFEKLAREKKVKAKFLGKVGYEKVRELMKKAKCLVLPSKTRLEAFGIVLLEAMASGTPVIAYNTPGVREIAKKAGYTFESVEELREIIKKLDSKTVRKLGRRGRKVTESYSWERVAEEVSKIYESL, from the coding sequence ATGAAAGTCGCTCAAATCACCCCCTACTCTTTTCCCCACATCGGAGGAATAGAGATCCACGTTGAAAACCTTTCCAAAGCCCTTTCGAAGTTTTACGAGGTGGAGATAATATCCTCCTCAACAACTCCCTCTCTTCCGATCCCCTATTCCCCAATACCCTTGAAAAAAAAGAAGTGCAACGCTGAAATATATCACGCTCACGTCCCAAGCCCTTTTTTTGCTTACATCTACTCCAGCGAGGACAAATTCGTCGTTACTTACCACAACGATGTTGAAATTCCCGACGAGGTTTTTGGCGTAAGAATTCCGAGATTCGCTGCAAAAAAATTAGAGGAAATAAACGAAAAAGTTACGAGAAAAGTTCTCGACAGAGCAGAAGTTATCGTCGCAACAACTCCAGATTATGCGAGAACTTCAAAAATTCTTAGAGATTACGAAGAGAAGCTCGAATTTATACCGAACGGTGTTAGCTTTGAAACTTTCGAATTCTGCTCCGAGAAAAAGAACTTCGTGCTGTACGTCGGAAGGCTCGTGAAGTATAAAGGGCTAAATTACCTCATAGAAGCCCTCGAAAAAACCGAAGAAGAACTCGTGGTTGCCGGAGATGGTGAGGATAGAGAGTACTTCGAAAAACTTGCAAGAGAGAAAAAAGTAAAGGCGAAATTTCTCGGAAAAGTTGGATACGAAAAAGTGCGAGAGCTTATGAAAAAAGCTAAATGCCTCGTTCTGCCATCAAAAACGAGGTTGGAAGCATTTGGAATAGTTTTACTCGAAGCTATGGCTTCCGGAACTCCGGTTATAGCTTACAACACTCCCGGAGTAAGGGAGATCGCGAAAAAAGCGGGATACACCTTTGAGAGCGTGGAAGAATTGAGGGAAATAATAAAAAAATTGGATTCAAAGACCGTGAGGAAACTCGGGAGAAGGGGAAGGAAAGTGACAGAAAGTTACAGCTGGGAGAGAGTTGCTGAAGAAGTCTCAAAAATTTACGAAAGTTTATGA
- a CDS encoding YIP1 family protein, producing MYAYHWEMRYVDGKGSFRRAFEFTGYGFLPSPIGSAIIIPMSVNYILNAKTPKISIAQLQNPDVMRAVMLHVLPKDLVYSNLIINLAVTVWSLVIWSFAIKHSREIEFRNAFITALIPTVLFGIYQVWSLLRLL from the coding sequence ATGTACGCTTATCATTGGGAAATGAGGTACGTCGACGGTAAAGGTTCCTTCAGAAGAGCTTTCGAATTCACTGGCTACGGATTCTTGCCCTCTCCCATCGGCTCTGCAATAATTATCCCGATGTCAGTTAACTACATCCTAAATGCTAAAACCCCTAAAATTAGCATCGCTCAGCTCCAGAATCCGGATGTAATGAGAGCGGTAATGCTGCACGTACTTCCAAAGGATTTAGTTTACTCGAATTTAATAATCAACTTAGCAGTAACTGTATGGAGCTTGGTCATCTGGAGCTTCGCAATTAAACATTCAAGGGAAATTGAGTTCAGAAACGCATTCATCACTGCTTTGATTCCAACTGTGCTGTTCGGAATCTATCAGGTTTGGTCTTTACTAAGATTGCTGTAA
- a CDS encoding flippase-like domain-containing protein, translating into MGSSKKELKRTLIAAVFSLAAIFAIFKITGEDVSTLFEANPVYIAAAMLFHVLFWIFWAFRLKFLVETFNGNVSFSNSFKITMSSMFFAAITPSSAGGEPVRAYLLSKNGMGIGRATAIILIERLLDSIFFVTSLAILLSLTEFSLKLGFRVGLAFFILLILFLVLLRELLKHPARVERALNFLEKRLSKRIYEKIEKEVWNFREALVDVLRTSKKRIAVMFALTSVLWLSEFLVPSFVLMAFGKEPNFLLSVTSQAIIVVISLLPLTPGSSGISEGSFFYLYSQFVRGSLASVVAGWRIITYLTNMLFGLIFSLKIKIND; encoded by the coding sequence ATGGGTTCCTCCAAAAAGGAGCTAAAGAGAACATTGATAGCAGCAGTATTCTCACTCGCAGCAATATTTGCAATTTTCAAAATTACTGGAGAGGACGTGTCAACTCTTTTCGAAGCGAATCCTGTTTACATCGCCGCCGCCATGCTTTTCCACGTACTATTCTGGATTTTCTGGGCTTTCAGACTGAAATTTTTGGTAGAGACTTTCAACGGCAACGTCAGCTTTTCCAACTCTTTTAAAATAACTATGTCGAGCATGTTTTTTGCAGCGATAACTCCTTCTTCCGCTGGAGGAGAGCCCGTTAGAGCTTACCTCCTTTCGAAAAACGGAATGGGAATTGGAAGGGCTACTGCAATAATCCTTATAGAAAGGCTTCTCGATTCAATATTCTTCGTAACGTCGTTAGCTATTCTTCTTTCCCTGACTGAGTTCTCACTAAAACTCGGGTTCAGAGTAGGGTTGGCTTTCTTCATCCTCTTGATACTCTTTCTCGTACTCCTCAGAGAGTTGCTCAAACACCCCGCAAGAGTAGAAAGAGCTCTGAACTTCCTCGAGAAGAGGTTGAGTAAGAGAATTTACGAGAAAATAGAGAAGGAAGTCTGGAACTTCAGGGAGGCTTTGGTTGACGTTCTCAGAACGAGCAAAAAGAGAATAGCGGTAATGTTTGCTCTCACATCCGTTCTTTGGTTGTCCGAATTCCTCGTGCCGTCCTTTGTTCTCATGGCTTTCGGCAAAGAACCGAACTTCTTGCTGTCGGTAACATCTCAAGCGATAATAGTCGTGATCTCCCTTCTTCCCCTTACTCCGGGAAGCAGCGGAATTTCGGAGGGTAGCTTCTTCTACCTATACTCTCAATTCGTTCGCGGCTCCTTAGCTTCGGTAGTCGCCGGATGGAGAATAATAACTTATCTAACCAACATGCTGTTCGGTCTGATTTTCAGCTTGAAAATTAAAATAAATGACTGA
- the ileS gene encoding isoleucine--tRNA ligase — translation MQFTGVYSHREVEKFVKEFWEKNRIYEKVKERGDKPFFFVDGPPYTTGRIHLGTAWNKVIKDTVLRYKRMKGFKVTDRPGWDMHGLPIEVKVEQELGIKEKKEIEEFGIDKFVKMCMDYALKNKEAMTEQFKALGVWMDWENPYMTIKAEYINSAWWTVKKAHEKGLLEKKKMVVNWCPRCETALADAEVEYAERKDPSIYVKFPVKGEKATYIVIWTTTPWTLPANMAVAVHPSLEYAIIKAVKNDKLEYLILAKELAEDVLKKGGYQLWEIVETKLGEDLVGLEYEHPLAEEVPIQKKFVHKVYMAEFVTAENTGCVHIAPGHGLEDYELGVQHGLEVFNPVDDKGVFTEEAGKYAGLNVREANKVIIEDLRNKGLLLAEETIVHRYGHCWRCKTPIIYRATEQWFLKVSELKEEMLREIDKVRWIPEWAGASRFKDWVSNAKDWCISRQRYWGIPIPVWICEKCGKMKVVGSINEVGWKDDLDLHRPKIDEVTFECDCGGKMKRISDVFDVWFDSGVASWGTLEYPLKEEEFKKLWPADFITEGHDQTRGWFYSQLGASIIAFGKAPYKTVLMHGFTLDEQGRKMSKSLGNVVEPEEVIDRIGVDAFRLYVLSSALWEDLKFSWGEAENFLRLLNIFWNAVRFAYTYMELDKFREVSPEDCELRIEDKWILSRLESFCKLANEAMENYNLHRVVKRFYDFVVEDFSRWYIQLIRRRVWEEKDSPSKIAAYATMFRVIDKVTRIISPFAPFIAEYVYQNFTKKFREGEESIFMEMYPEADEKWIDEELEKEMDLAREIVEASYAARQKAGIKLRWPLRKLIVEGDVKVERLKEIILTQSNVKEIEFVKEFEKEVVVKPNFKKLGAKLREKMKDFINYLNSLSKEEMRQIYERGYVEFDGERIDRDYLEFEFKVPENYSYEEFSRGVVYVYTEMDEELKREAYARELVRRIQEMRKELDLNVEEFIIVTLEFDEELVRGFEDYIKTETRAKELIFGKAEGYVKEWDIEGEKAKIGIKRLNEA, via the coding sequence ATGCAATTCACCGGCGTGTACTCTCACAGAGAAGTGGAGAAGTTCGTCAAGGAGTTCTGGGAGAAAAATAGGATTTACGAAAAAGTTAAAGAAAGGGGAGATAAGCCCTTTTTCTTTGTTGACGGTCCTCCTTATACTACTGGAAGAATTCACCTCGGTACAGCCTGGAATAAGGTGATAAAAGACACGGTCCTGCGTTACAAGAGAATGAAAGGGTTCAAGGTAACCGATCGCCCGGGATGGGACATGCACGGGCTTCCGATAGAAGTGAAGGTGGAGCAAGAGCTCGGAATAAAGGAAAAGAAGGAGATAGAAGAGTTCGGGATTGACAAGTTCGTGAAGATGTGCATGGATTACGCTTTGAAGAACAAAGAAGCTATGACGGAGCAATTCAAAGCTCTCGGCGTTTGGATGGACTGGGAAAACCCATACATGACGATAAAAGCAGAGTACATAAACTCTGCTTGGTGGACGGTCAAGAAAGCTCACGAGAAAGGTTTGCTTGAGAAGAAGAAGATGGTCGTGAACTGGTGTCCGAGGTGCGAAACTGCTCTGGCTGACGCGGAAGTAGAATATGCGGAAAGGAAAGACCCTTCCATATACGTTAAATTCCCCGTAAAAGGAGAGAAAGCGACTTACATAGTAATATGGACCACGACACCCTGGACTCTTCCGGCGAACATGGCAGTTGCTGTTCACCCGTCTTTGGAGTACGCGATCATAAAAGCCGTTAAAAATGATAAGCTTGAGTATCTTATCCTCGCTAAGGAGCTTGCTGAAGACGTTCTGAAGAAAGGCGGCTACCAGCTTTGGGAAATTGTGGAAACTAAGCTCGGTGAAGATCTCGTAGGCTTAGAGTACGAGCACCCGTTAGCTGAGGAGGTTCCGATTCAGAAGAAGTTCGTGCATAAGGTTTACATGGCTGAGTTCGTAACGGCAGAAAACACCGGCTGCGTTCACATAGCCCCGGGACACGGATTGGAAGACTACGAGCTTGGAGTTCAGCACGGTCTCGAGGTTTTCAATCCGGTCGACGACAAGGGTGTTTTCACCGAAGAGGCTGGGAAGTACGCCGGACTTAATGTGAGAGAAGCTAACAAAGTGATAATAGAAGATTTGAGAAACAAAGGGCTCTTGCTCGCTGAAGAAACTATAGTTCACAGATATGGTCACTGCTGGAGGTGCAAAACTCCGATAATATACAGAGCTACAGAGCAGTGGTTTTTGAAGGTCAGCGAGCTTAAGGAAGAGATGCTGAGGGAAATAGACAAGGTAAGGTGGATTCCCGAGTGGGCTGGAGCTTCTCGATTCAAAGACTGGGTTAGCAACGCCAAAGACTGGTGCATAAGCAGGCAGAGGTACTGGGGAATTCCGATTCCAGTGTGGATATGCGAGAAGTGCGGAAAAATGAAAGTTGTCGGAAGCATAAACGAGGTAGGCTGGAAGGACGACTTAGATCTGCACCGACCGAAAATAGACGAGGTAACATTCGAATGTGATTGCGGGGGAAAGATGAAGAGAATAAGCGACGTTTTCGACGTCTGGTTCGACAGCGGAGTTGCAAGCTGGGGAACTCTCGAATACCCGCTGAAAGAAGAGGAGTTCAAAAAGCTCTGGCCAGCGGACTTCATAACGGAAGGACACGATCAGACAAGGGGCTGGTTCTACTCTCAACTTGGAGCAAGCATCATCGCTTTCGGAAAAGCCCCTTACAAGACTGTTCTCATGCACGGCTTCACTCTTGATGAGCAGGGAAGAAAGATGAGCAAAAGCTTAGGAAACGTCGTCGAGCCGGAGGAAGTTATAGACAGAATCGGCGTCGATGCTTTCAGACTTTACGTTCTCTCCTCAGCATTATGGGAAGACCTGAAGTTCAGCTGGGGAGAGGCGGAGAACTTCTTGAGACTTTTGAACATTTTCTGGAACGCTGTTAGATTCGCGTACACGTACATGGAACTCGACAAATTCAGAGAAGTCTCGCCAGAGGATTGCGAGCTCAGAATAGAGGACAAATGGATTCTTTCGAGACTCGAAAGCTTTTGCAAGCTTGCTAACGAGGCTATGGAAAACTACAATTTGCATAGAGTTGTGAAGAGATTCTACGATTTCGTCGTGGAAGATTTCAGCAGGTGGTACATACAGCTCATAAGGAGGAGGGTCTGGGAGGAAAAAGATAGTCCAAGCAAGATAGCCGCTTACGCTACAATGTTTCGGGTTATAGATAAAGTCACGAGAATTATCTCCCCTTTCGCTCCCTTCATAGCGGAATACGTTTATCAGAACTTCACGAAGAAGTTCAGAGAGGGAGAAGAGTCGATTTTTATGGAGATGTATCCGGAAGCTGATGAAAAGTGGATCGACGAGGAGCTCGAAAAAGAGATGGATCTGGCGAGAGAGATAGTTGAGGCGAGCTATGCGGCAAGACAAAAAGCCGGAATAAAACTCAGATGGCCTCTGAGAAAGCTGATAGTAGAGGGAGACGTGAAAGTAGAGAGGCTAAAAGAGATAATTCTCACTCAGAGTAACGTGAAGGAGATAGAGTTCGTGAAAGAGTTCGAAAAGGAGGTTGTTGTTAAACCGAACTTCAAAAAGCTCGGAGCGAAGCTAAGGGAGAAGATGAAGGACTTCATAAATTACCTTAACTCGCTGAGTAAGGAGGAAATGAGGCAGATTTACGAAAGAGGCTACGTCGAATTCGATGGAGAGAGAATAGACAGAGACTACCTCGAGTTCGAGTTCAAAGTGCCAGAAAATTACAGCTACGAGGAATTCTCCAGGGGAGTCGTTTACGTTTACACCGAAATGGACGAAGAGCTGAAGAGAGAAGCCTACGCAAGAGAGCTCGTGAGGAGAATTCAGGAAATGAGGAAAGAGCTCGATTTAAACGTCGAGGAGTTCATAATCGTTACTCTCGAATTCGACGAAGAGCTCGTTAGAGGTTTCGAAGACTACATAAAAACTGAAACCAGAGCGAAGGAGCTAATCTTCGGAAAGGCTGAAGGATACGTGAAAGAGTGGGACATAGAAGGAGAGAAGGCGAAGATAGGGATAAAGAGACTAAATGAAGCTTGA
- a CDS encoding 6-hydroxymethylpterin diphosphokinase MptE-like protein — protein MKLEEWFKIYIEIARDFGYSIDEDRRAAIILKEMGNGKLLDKEVLREKIEGKEVVVVGGAVEKPIESQTIITAGKSLIKWMKITSRVPDVHVTDLEEGAEILKKVEEKGCVLVIHAHGDNVELIKEIVPELNSFVATTQAEPFDRVYNFGGFTDGDRAAIIAKEFGARKILLHGFEFKAEGVKGKKLVWAKKILELEGII, from the coding sequence ATGAAGCTTGAAGAGTGGTTCAAAATATACATAGAAATCGCAAGAGATTTTGGCTACTCAATCGACGAGGACAGGAGAGCTGCGATAATTCTGAAAGAGATGGGAAATGGCAAGCTCCTCGACAAAGAAGTCTTGAGGGAAAAAATCGAGGGGAAAGAGGTCGTTGTTGTTGGAGGAGCCGTCGAAAAGCCGATAGAGTCTCAAACGATAATCACCGCCGGAAAGTCGCTGATTAAATGGATGAAAATTACATCGAGAGTTCCAGACGTGCATGTTACTGACCTCGAAGAAGGTGCTGAGATTCTGAAAAAAGTGGAGGAGAAAGGATGCGTTCTCGTAATCCACGCCCACGGAGACAACGTAGAACTGATAAAAGAGATAGTTCCAGAGCTGAACTCCTTCGTTGCAACGACACAAGCAGAGCCTTTCGACAGAGTTTACAACTTCGGAGGATTTACGGACGGAGACAGAGCAGCAATAATAGCCAAGGAGTTCGGAGCGAGAAAAATTCTCCTGCACGGGTTCGAGTTTAAAGCCGAAGGAGTAAAGGGGAAAAAACTCGTGTGGGCTAAAAAAATTCTGGAGCTCGAAGGGATAATATGA
- a CDS encoding glycosyltransferase: MRIAIIVPVSPQEDAKTLLDSAKWLNNLKFPGEKKILYVFDGSEKDERVESLKNLKVDVLARNTNRGKRAGAINDGLKALKKFKPDLVAIFDVDSRPEEDFLIKCSDLNGDVYIKSTKRYIYNDYSFISKAVSLEYRLINFLLRISAFKQFNGLIGVLNPRFLYKHLLNEDAITEDADFATRMHCLGLKAELAEGKLFEQSPVTVKDFFNQRKRWYYGGLQLWNYFKLVARSRKLSFKLSWLFSLTLTFIPAVFLPLILLSLPALLVYRKNEGFKVYAAFIIYCLVLQAAALSAVISYLRGEKVKWVPPKRS; the protein is encoded by the coding sequence ATGAGAATCGCCATTATCGTTCCGGTTTCACCTCAAGAAGACGCGAAAACCCTTCTCGACTCTGCCAAGTGGCTGAATAATCTGAAGTTTCCCGGAGAAAAGAAAATTCTCTACGTCTTCGATGGAAGCGAGAAAGACGAGAGGGTTGAATCGCTTAAAAACCTCAAAGTAGATGTTCTTGCGAGAAACACGAATAGGGGGAAAAGAGCTGGAGCGATAAACGATGGTCTAAAAGCTCTGAAAAAATTCAAGCCCGATCTCGTAGCGATTTTCGACGTGGATTCTCGACCCGAAGAAGATTTTCTGATAAAATGTTCAGATTTAAACGGAGACGTTTACATAAAATCGACAAAGAGGTACATTTACAACGACTACAGCTTTATTTCCAAGGCTGTATCTCTCGAGTACAGGCTTATAAACTTTCTTTTGAGAATTTCGGCTTTCAAACAATTCAACGGGTTGATCGGAGTTCTCAACCCGAGGTTTTTATACAAGCACCTTCTAAATGAAGATGCTATAACTGAGGACGCAGATTTTGCCACGAGAATGCACTGCCTCGGACTAAAAGCTGAACTCGCCGAAGGAAAGCTTTTCGAGCAGTCTCCAGTAACCGTAAAAGATTTCTTTAACCAGAGGAAGAGGTGGTATTACGGAGGGTTGCAGCTATGGAATTACTTTAAGCTTGTTGCACGATCGAGAAAACTGTCCTTCAAACTCTCTTGGCTTTTTTCTCTAACTTTAACCTTCATTCCTGCGGTTTTTCTCCCCCTGATTCTGCTCTCCCTTCCAGCTTTACTCGTTTACAGAAAAAACGAAGGCTTTAAAGTCTACGCAGCTTTTATTATCTACTGCTTGGTTCTCCAAGCAGCAGCCTTGTCGGCTGTGATCAGCTACCTGAGAGGTGAGAAGGTAAAATGGGTTCCTCCAAAAAGGAGCTAA
- a CDS encoding PIN domain-containing protein: MKSKEFLKSAKGKSVYCPKLILAEILGVLVRYNVKLADVGYDFVLKNFNLIEEDVIFDEILKVCKSTGSRAVDGYFIATAKLTDSILITNDRIMASNVKKYGIEAYYLIEEFNRAINRIKELQQS; this comes from the coding sequence ATAAAATCAAAGGAATTTCTGAAATCTGCTAAAGGCAAATCAGTTTACTGCCCAAAGTTAATCTTGGCAGAAATACTCGGCGTTCTCGTTAGATATAACGTCAAATTAGCAGATGTCGGATACGATTTCGTCCTTAAAAACTTCAACTTAATCGAAGAGGACGTAATATTTGATGAAATCCTGAAAGTTTGTAAGAGTACGGGATCGAGAGCGGTTGATGGATATTTTATAGCAACAGCTAAATTAACGGATTCAATTTTGATAACGAACGACAGAATAATGGCAAGTAATGTAAAAAAGTATGGAATTGAGGCTTACTACTTAATCGAAGAATTCAATCGAGCTATAAACAGAATAAAAGAATTACAGCAATCTTAG